The Vicinamibacteria bacterium genome has a segment encoding these proteins:
- a CDS encoding type II toxin-antitoxin system Phd/YefM family antitoxin, producing the protein MRYVSATEAKQRLAALLDAAQREPVVIRRQKRDVAVLLSIQEYERLRALNAAEFQRFCDRVARDAAARGLTEEGLSEILLDED; encoded by the coding sequence ATGCGTTATGTCTCCGCCACAGAAGCCAAGCAACGCTTAGCAGCGCTGCTCGATGCGGCGCAACGCGAGCCGGTTGTGATTCGGCGCCAGAAGCGCGATGTCGCCGTGCTGCTTTCCATCCAGGAGTATGAGCGTCTGCGTGCCCTCAATGCTGCAGAATTCCAACGTTTCTGCGATCGCGTGGCGCGAGATGCTGCCGCGCGGGGTCTGACCGAGGAAGGGCTCTCCGAGATCTTGTTGGATGAAGACTAG